The following is a genomic window from Shewanella avicenniae.
GGGCACGATCGGCAAAGGAACCTCGCGGCAATCACCGCTGGCAATATCGTAGCGATAGAGGCTACTGCCGACTGCTAACCAAGCAATATCATTCGGGCTGATATAGAGACTGCGGATTTGTGCACGCTCAAAAGGTAACTCGATAAAGTCGAGTTGATCTGGCAAGCTGAGCCGCGCTAAGCCTTTGCTGGTCGCCCACCATAATCGCTGCTGGCTATCTTCTTCGATATCCCATACTCGCAGTGATGCTGGCGATTCCGACGGCGGCAATACGCTGGCAATCACGCCATTGATCGAGTGAAACTGCCCTTGCGGATCGATACGATAGGCACCGGCATCATTGGTACCAACATAGATATCGCCATTACTCGCCCTTATTACCGCGCGCACATTGTTGTTACGCAGCAGCCCATCCGGTTCGCTGTCATTAAAAATATGGCGAAAGTACTGGCGGTCGACGTTGATGCGGTTTAGCCCAGCATGGCGACTACCGACCCACAAATTACCCTGTTTATCATAAAGTAAACGCAGCACATCATTATCACTGATGCCATCTGCCGTGTAAGGGGAGTAACGGATTACTTCACTTTGGCTGACAGGTGTTTGCCCTAATAAATGCACCAACCCGGTATTATTACCCCCCAACCAAACGCCACCCGCGTTATCAAACGCAAGATCGCTAATAGCCTTACGGCTATCTGCAAGCTGATAGATCAGGCGTGGCGCGGCATCTAAAGTGGAATAGCGCCAAAGATTAGCACCAATGGCAACCCACAGTGCATTATCCGGTGCCCGCTTTATTACTGTTGCAGATTGACCGTTATGCGGTAATTGAAATGGACGCGCTTCGCCATCTTGATAAAGATACAGCCCATGCTCTGCGGTACGGATTAATAGATGCTCTGAATCTAATGCAATCAGTTGTTCAAGTTTGGGCGAACTAAGCTTACTGATCGCCACTGAATGCAGCTTGCGTTGGCTTGGCTCATAGACATACAAACCGCGATTGGTGGCAAGCCACAATTGGTCGTCGAGCAGCGCTAAATCTTGCACGTTCAACTGTGTCACCCCGACCGGTAGCTCGATGTGTTCAAACTTGCCACTGGTCAAATCCAGCTTATCAAGCCCGGTGGTAAACGTGCCGATCCACAAGGTATCACCTTGCTGCAGCAGCGAGCGGATAAAGCTGTCACTGAGCGAATTGGGGTTGTCACGTTCGTGCAGAAACAGGCTGAAGTCGGTGCCATTGTAGAGGTGCAGCCCGTCTTGGGTTCCAATCCACAACATGCCGCTGTTGCTTTCCAGCAGTGAATAGATGGTGTTTTGATTTAACCCATCAAGGCTATCAATATGCTGAAAACGATACTGCGACTTTGGTGCAGCCTCGGCCGGCATTGCACTCAACACTAGACAAAGCAGCAGAATCAACACGTCCAATATGCGCAACAACGTACTTCCGTAACTCTTTAGAAATGTGTGTGTAACATAGCGTATAACAATTGCCGTTGGTATGACTAACTGAATTTAAGACGAAAAAAAGGCCTTGCCGGAAGGGGGGAAAGCAAGGCCTTTTGGCTTGGAACTCGGTTTACCTTAGAAGCTGTTTTCTGGGATGCGTACCCAGCCTTCCATCAATACGCGAGCACTCCGGCTCATCACCACTTGGCTGACTTGCCACTGACCGTCTACTTGCCGCGCACTGGCACCCACTTTGAGCGTGCCAGAGGGATGACCAAAACAGATCTGCTCACGTTCACCGCCACCGGCAGCAAGATTCACTAATGTGCCAGGGACTGCAGCGGCCGTTGCAATCGCCACTGCGGCGGTACCCATCATGGCGTGATGCAGTTTACCCATCGAGAGTGCACGAACGCACAGATCGATATCGGCGGTTGTAATCAATTTTCCGCTTGATGAATTGTATTCTGTACTTGGGGCTACAAAGGCGATTTTCGGGGTATGCTGCCGTGCGCCAATTTCATCCAGTTGCTTGATGAGGCCCATTTTCAATGCACCGTAAGCACGCAACTGTTCAAAGCGACTCAACGCCGCAGCATCGCTGTTAATGTCATCCTGTAACTCGGTGCCTTGATAACCAATATCAGCGGCATTGACGAAGATGGTAGGAATACCAGCGTTGATCAGAGTTGCCTTGAGTTTGCCGCTGGCGACCAAGGAGGTCGGCACCTCTAGTTGATCCACTAAATTGCCAGTCGGGAACATGCTGCCGCCATCGCTATCATCGGCAGGGTCAACAAAAGTGATCTGCACTTCTGCCGCTGGGAACGTCACCCCATCAAGCTCAAAGTCACCGCATTCGACCACTTCGCCATCTACCATCGGCACTTGCGCCAGAATGGTTTTGTGAATGTTCGCTTGCCAGATACGCACGGTACAGATGCCGTTATTTGGCACTCGCTCAGGGTCAACTAAACCTTTACTGATGGCAAACGCCCCCACCGCCGCAGTGAGATTGCCGCAGTTGCCACTCCAGTCGACAAAGGCTTTATCAATAGCCACCTGACCAAACAGGTAATCAACATCGTGATCAACTTGACTGCTGCGACTGAGGATGACGGTTTTGCTGGTACTCGAAGTCGCACCGCCCATACCATCGGTGTGCTTACCGTAAGGGTCTGGACTGCCAATCACCCGCAGCAGCAACGCATCACGGGCTGCACCCGCTTGCTGTGCCACTTCAGGCAGATCCTCAAGGGCAAAAAACACCCCTTTGCTGGTACCGCCACGCATATAGGTGGCGGGAATTTTCACTTGGCGAGTGACCATCAGTTTTGCTCCTCAAGAAACTCTTGGGCAAAACGTTGCAACACACCACCCGCTTGATAGATTGTCACCTCTTCGGCGGTATCGAGACGACACAGCACCGGTACATCAAGGCTTGAACCGTCTTGACGATGGATCAGCAGCGTCAGTGTGGCGCCAGGTGTCGGTTCGCCCATCACATCAAAGGTTTCCGTGCCATCAATGCCGAGAGTAATGCGGTCGGTGCCCGCCATAAATTGCAACGGCAACACGCCCATGCCCACCAGATTGGTGCGATGGATCCGCTCAAATCCTTCAGCGACAATGGTTTCTACCCCGGCCAGACGCACCCCTTTGGCGGCCCAGTCACGGCTTGAGCCTTGACCATAATCTTTACCAGCGATGATGCACAAAGGCTGACGGCGCTGCATGTAGGTTTCAATCCCTTCCCACATCCGCACTTGCTTACCCTCTGGTTCAAGCCGCGTCAGCGAACCTTGAATCACCTTACCTTGTTCATCACGTACCATTTCGTTGAACAATTTGGGGTTGGCTAAGGTGGCGCGTTGTGCAGTTAAGTGGTCACCGCGGTGAGTGGCGTAAGAGTTAAAATCCTCTTCCGGCAAGCCCATTTTGGCCAAGTATTCACCAGCGGCACTGCTGGCCATAATCGCGTTAGATGGTGACAAGTGATCGGTGGTGATGTTGTCACCCAACACGGCCAACGGGCGCATCCCTTTAAGGGTACGTTCGGCCGCTAAGGCGCCTTCCCAGTAAGGTGGGCGGCGAATATAGGTACTCATTGGCCGCCAATCATAAAGTGGGCTGATCTTCTCGCCGTAGTCGACTTTGAGATCAAACATCGGCTCGTACACCTGATGGAACTGCTCGGGTTTCACCGAACTTTTAATCAGGGCATCAATTTCTGCATCGTCTGGCCAGATATCTTTCAGGTAAACCGCGTTACCTTCGCTATCTGTGCCCAGCGGATCTTTTTCAATATCAAACCGAATCGAA
Proteins encoded in this region:
- the prpF gene encoding 2-methylaconitate cis-trans isomerase PrpF; translation: MVTRQVKIPATYMRGGTSKGVFFALEDLPEVAQQAGAARDALLLRVIGSPDPYGKHTDGMGGATSSTSKTVILSRSSQVDHDVDYLFGQVAIDKAFVDWSGNCGNLTAAVGAFAISKGLVDPERVPNNGICTVRIWQANIHKTILAQVPMVDGEVVECGDFELDGVTFPAAEVQITFVDPADDSDGGSMFPTGNLVDQLEVPTSLVASGKLKATLINAGIPTIFVNAADIGYQGTELQDDINSDAAALSRFEQLRAYGALKMGLIKQLDEIGARQHTPKIAFVAPSTEYNSSSGKLITTADIDLCVRALSMGKLHHAMMGTAAVAIATAAAVPGTLVNLAAGGGEREQICFGHPSGTLKVGASARQVDGQWQVSQVVMSRSARVLMEGWVRIPENSF